One genomic segment of Dehalococcoidia bacterium includes these proteins:
- a CDS encoding response regulator transcription factor, with protein MTTSTEHTPLRIVLADDHAVLRAGLRALLEDEPDFAIVGEAGNGAEAVTLVERRRPDVVVMDLDMPELDGLEATRRISAAGLSTKVLVLTMHDEEAHILKVLEAGGSGYVLKSAAERELMQAIRTVARGEVFLYPAATRLLLRSYLAGERGAAESRPARGRLSEREEQVLALTAEGYSNHEIAGRLYLSSKTVDTYRQRIMEKLDLHHRSELVRYALDKGLLKPGGA; from the coding sequence ATGACGACCTCGACCGAGCACACCCCGCTGCGCATCGTTCTGGCCGATGACCACGCCGTGCTGCGGGCGGGCCTGCGCGCCCTGCTGGAGGACGAGCCGGACTTCGCGATCGTGGGCGAGGCCGGCAACGGCGCCGAGGCGGTCACGCTCGTTGAGCGGCGGCGGCCCGACGTGGTGGTGATGGACCTCGACATGCCGGAGCTGGACGGGCTGGAGGCCACACGCCGCATCAGCGCCGCGGGGCTATCCACGAAAGTGCTCGTGCTCACGATGCACGACGAAGAGGCCCATATCCTCAAAGTCCTGGAAGCCGGCGGCTCGGGCTACGTGCTGAAAAGCGCCGCCGAGCGCGAGCTGATGCAGGCGATCCGCACCGTCGCGCGGGGCGAGGTGTTTCTCTATCCCGCGGCCACGCGCCTGCTGCTGCGCAGCTACCTGGCCGGCGAGCGCGGTGCGGCGGAGAGCCGGCCGGCGCGGGGCCGCCTCTCCGAGCGCGAGGAGCAGGTGCTCGCGCTGACGGCGGAGGGCTACAGCAACCACGAGATCGCCGGACGGCTCTATCTCTCCAGCAAGACGGTCGATACCTACCGCCAGCGCATCATGGAGAAGCTCGACCTGCACCATCGCTCCGAGCTGGTGCGCTACGCCCTGGACAAGGGCTTGCTGAAGCCGGGCGGCGCCTGA
- a CDS encoding PAS domain S-box protein, producing the protein MTESNGVPAGTERTASADDARFRNLLEAAPDAIVIVDAAGKIAIVNQQAEALFGYRRDELHGRPIELLIPARFHHRHVADRQGYIAAPHTRPMGVGLELYGQRKDGGEFPVEVSLSPLDSDGQLLITSIVRDISRRRQIEAIVREQDQRLRALLEGVRDYAIFMLDPDGRIASWNAGAERILGYQADEMLGQHFSRFYPPEAVATGAPERELQAARDEGYVHDIGVRVRKDGSRFWSEVVLTALRDEHGGLQGFAKVTQDITARLESERELQHAKEEAEQANLAKSEFLSRMSHELRTPLNAVLGFAQLLEFDPLEPQQQKNVERILKAGRHLLELINEVLDIARIESGRLPLSPEPVRLREVVTETLDLVRPLAAEHEISVSLAGDAEIDGRFVLADRQRLKQILLNLLSNAVKYNRDQGSVSVVCSAPAAGRLRISVRDTGRGIPAAKLSRLFQPFDRLGAETTEVEGTGLGLALSRRLAEAMGGTIGVESTIGAGSVFHIELIEAADPLLQQTFAAPAGEPRPEPSGRTQRVLYIEDNLSNLELVEQILERWPGVGSLAAMQGRLGLDLAFQHRPDVILLDLHLPDMNGLDVLQVLKANPETAAIPVVILSADATPGQVERLLTAGAHAYLTKPLDVAEFLTVVADALQRHAGSREG; encoded by the coding sequence ATGACGGAGAGCAACGGCGTGCCGGCGGGAACCGAACGAACCGCGTCGGCCGACGACGCGCGCTTTCGCAACCTGCTGGAGGCTGCGCCCGATGCGATCGTGATCGTGGATGCCGCCGGCAAGATCGCGATTGTCAACCAGCAAGCCGAAGCGCTGTTCGGCTATCGCCGCGATGAACTGCACGGCCGGCCGATCGAGCTGCTGATCCCCGCCCGCTTCCACCATCGGCATGTCGCCGATCGCCAGGGCTACATCGCCGCGCCGCACACCCGGCCGATGGGTGTCGGCCTGGAGCTGTACGGCCAGCGCAAGGACGGCGGCGAGTTTCCGGTCGAGGTGAGCCTGAGCCCGCTCGACTCGGACGGCCAGTTGCTGATCACCAGCATCGTGCGGGACATCAGCCGCCGCCGCCAGATCGAGGCGATCGTGCGCGAGCAGGACCAGCGGCTGCGCGCCCTGCTCGAGGGGGTGCGCGACTACGCGATCTTCATGCTCGATCCGGACGGCCGCATTGCAAGCTGGAACGCCGGCGCCGAGCGCATCCTCGGCTACCAGGCCGATGAGATGCTGGGGCAGCACTTCTCGCGCTTCTATCCACCCGAGGCCGTGGCCACCGGCGCGCCGGAGCGCGAGCTACAGGCCGCGCGCGACGAGGGGTACGTGCACGATATCGGCGTGCGCGTACGCAAGGATGGCTCGCGCTTCTGGTCCGAAGTCGTGCTGACGGCGTTGCGCGACGAGCACGGCGGCCTGCAGGGCTTCGCCAAGGTCACGCAGGATATCACCGCGCGCCTGGAAAGCGAGCGCGAGCTGCAACACGCCAAGGAGGAAGCCGAGCAGGCGAATTTGGCCAAGAGCGAGTTTCTTTCGCGCATGAGCCACGAGCTGCGCACGCCGCTGAACGCCGTGCTCGGCTTCGCGCAACTGCTGGAGTTCGATCCGCTTGAGCCGCAGCAGCAGAAGAACGTGGAGCGGATCCTCAAGGCCGGCCGCCACCTGCTGGAGTTGATCAACGAGGTGCTCGACATCGCGCGGATCGAGTCCGGCCGCCTGCCGCTTTCGCCGGAGCCGGTGCGGCTGCGTGAGGTGGTCACGGAGACACTGGATCTGGTGCGGCCGCTGGCCGCTGAACACGAGATCAGCGTGTCGCTGGCCGGCGACGCCGAGATCGACGGCCGCTTTGTGCTGGCCGACCGCCAGCGGCTCAAGCAGATCTTGCTCAACCTGCTCTCCAACGCCGTGAAGTACAACCGCGACCAGGGCAGCGTGAGCGTCGTCTGCTCCGCGCCCGCCGCCGGCCGCCTGCGTATCAGCGTGCGCGACACGGGCCGCGGCATCCCCGCGGCCAAGCTCTCCCGCCTGTTTCAGCCCTTCGATCGCCTGGGCGCCGAGACGACCGAGGTCGAGGGCACGGGGCTCGGGCTGGCGCTTTCGCGGCGGCTGGCGGAGGCGATGGGCGGCACGATCGGCGTGGAGAGTACGATCGGCGCCGGCAGCGTCTTCCACATCGAGCTGATCGAAGCCGCGGATCCGCTGCTGCAGCAGACGTTCGCCGCACCTGCCGGCGAGCCGCGACCGGAACCGTCCGGCCGCACACAGCGCGTGCTCTACATCGAGGACAACCTCTCCAACCTGGAGCTGGTCGAGCAGATCCTCGAACGCTGGCCGGGCGTTGGCTCGCTCGCCGCCATGCAGGGTCGCCTCGGCCTCGACCTGGCGTTCCAGCACCGGCCGGACGTGATCCTGCTCGATCTGCACCTGCCGGATATGAACGGCCTTGACGTGCTGCAGGTGCTCAAAGCGAACCCGGAGACGGCGGCGATCCCCGTGGTCATTCTCAGCGCCGACGCCACGCCGGGGCAGGTCGAACGGCTGCTCACCGCCGGCGCCCACGCCTATCTGACCAAGCCGCTGGACGTGGCGGAGTTTCTGACCGTCGTGGCGGACGCCCTGCAGCGGCACGCCGGATCGCGGGAGGGCTGA
- a CDS encoding ATP-binding protein, whose translation MAESSLAGARILVVDDEEANVDLLQQLLARAGFQHVAGLTDPRAVLPRITSESFDLVLLDLLMPHLDGFAVLEQIKGALTPDDYLPILVLTADVTPQTRQRALASGAKDFLTKPFDRVELVLRVSNLLETRLLYLRLRQQREALEQLYARARSDLHDRDAAQSVLSHDLGQPLAAIRAVNRRLRRRAEAGTPPPASELAGQLALIDEASTAMLGMLRELLDLARLQAGRPLDLDYAPVDLNALVQAQVTLHQATTSRHQIRVAEPDGPITGEWDEQRLARVISNLLSNAVKFSPAGGTITVEIRREQQDAARQAVLRVRDEGIGIPADERERLLQPFYRARNAAGTLRGSGIGLAASRQIVEQHGGSIALESREGAGTTVTVRLPLDEADEDPDLRN comes from the coding sequence ATGGCCGAATCCAGCCTCGCCGGCGCCCGCATCCTCGTCGTCGACGACGAAGAGGCCAACGTCGACCTGCTGCAGCAGTTGCTGGCGCGCGCCGGCTTCCAGCATGTGGCCGGCCTCACCGATCCGCGCGCCGTGCTGCCGCGGATCACGAGCGAAAGCTTCGACCTGGTGCTGCTCGACCTGCTGATGCCGCACCTGGACGGCTTTGCGGTGCTGGAGCAGATTAAAGGCGCACTCACGCCGGACGATTATTTGCCGATCCTGGTGCTCACCGCCGACGTGACGCCGCAGACGCGGCAGCGGGCGCTCGCCTCGGGCGCGAAGGACTTTTTGACCAAGCCCTTCGACCGCGTCGAGCTGGTGCTGCGCGTCAGCAACCTGCTGGAGACGCGGTTGCTCTACCTGCGCCTGCGGCAGCAACGGGAGGCGCTGGAACAGCTCTACGCCCGCGCCCGCAGCGATCTGCACGACCGCGACGCCGCGCAGTCGGTGCTCTCGCACGATCTCGGCCAGCCGCTGGCGGCGATCCGCGCGGTGAACCGGCGGCTGCGCCGTCGCGCCGAGGCGGGCACACCGCCGCCGGCGTCCGAGCTGGCCGGCCAACTGGCGCTGATCGACGAGGCCTCAACCGCGATGCTGGGGATGCTGCGCGAGCTGCTCGACCTGGCGCGCTTGCAGGCCGGCCGGCCGCTCGACCTCGACTACGCGCCGGTTGACCTCAACGCGCTCGTGCAGGCGCAGGTGACCCTCCACCAAGCGACGACGAGCCGGCATCAGATCCGCGTGGCCGAGCCGGACGGCCCGATCACGGGCGAGTGGGACGAGCAGCGGCTGGCCCGGGTGATCTCCAACCTGCTCTCCAACGCCGTGAAGTTCAGCCCCGCCGGCGGCACGATCACGGTCGAGATACGGCGTGAGCAGCAGGACGCGGCGCGGCAGGCGGTGCTGCGCGTGCGCGACGAGGGGATCGGCATTCCCGCCGACGAGCGGGAGCGGTTGCTGCAGCCCTTCTACCGGGCGCGCAACGCCGCGGGCACCCTGCGCGGCAGCGGCATCGGCCTGGCAGCGTCGCGGCAGATCGTCGAGCAGCATGGCGGCTCGATCGCGCTGGAGAGCCGCGAAGGCGCCGGCACGACGGTCACCGTGCGGCTGCCGCTGGACGAGGCCGACGAAGACCCGGACCTCCGCAACTGA
- a CDS encoding kinase, with protein MPPRRRAAAGRVDASPLPAHVTALLAPDALGPGEGRAELVQTHGSYVLLGATRVCKLKKPLDFGFLDYTTPAQRRRACEAELQLNRRLTSDVYLRIAAVVKAPGGFALAGAGDADAAADYAVLMRRLPQAGMLDRLVERDALSSALIARLAERLARFYRQADRGAAIDDGARPAMLLTNWQENFAQTLPYVDRTLTAAQYRRIAAAAYADLLRLRPLWRQRIAEGRARDGHGDLRLSAVCVEGETIQIYDCIEFNERFRHADVAADIAFLAMDLDAHGRPDLADEFVAAFMAASGDTTLGAVLPFYLCYRAYVRGKVYSFQLDEREVPPAQRRRAALTARARFRLAAGYARRARPSVTLVSGDEGPLRAAVAAALASRRGAVPIEAADVTSAADQAAHWLRQGIGAVLGGPPELHELAGCLPPRTPFAMYVLGTGAMPAGARRLAETGSVRAALGALHGLPRAARG; from the coding sequence ATGCCGCCGAGACGCCGCGCCGCGGCCGGGCGGGTGGACGCCTCCCCGCTGCCCGCGCACGTGACGGCCTTGCTCGCGCCCGACGCGCTGGGACCGGGGGAGGGCCGCGCCGAGCTGGTGCAGACGCACGGCTCCTACGTGCTGCTGGGCGCCACGCGCGTCTGCAAGCTGAAGAAGCCGCTCGACTTCGGTTTCCTCGACTACACCACGCCGGCGCAGCGGCGCCGCGCCTGTGAGGCCGAGCTGCAGCTGAACCGGCGGCTCACCAGCGACGTCTACCTGCGCATCGCCGCCGTAGTCAAGGCGCCCGGCGGCTTCGCGCTGGCCGGGGCGGGAGACGCGGACGCCGCGGCCGACTACGCCGTGCTGATGCGGCGCCTGCCGCAGGCGGGGATGCTCGACCGGCTCGTGGAGCGGGACGCGCTCTCCTCGGCGTTGATCGCGCGGCTGGCGGAGCGGCTCGCCCGCTTCTACCGGCAGGCAGATCGCGGCGCCGCGATCGACGACGGCGCCCGGCCCGCCATGCTGCTCACCAACTGGCAGGAGAACTTCGCGCAGACGCTGCCATACGTGGACCGCACGCTGACCGCGGCGCAGTACCGGCGCATCGCCGCGGCGGCCTACGCCGATCTGCTGCGCCTGCGGCCGCTCTGGCGGCAGCGCATTGCCGAGGGCAGAGCGCGCGACGGCCACGGCGATCTGCGCCTCTCTGCCGTCTGCGTCGAAGGCGAGACGATCCAGATCTACGACTGCATCGAGTTCAACGAGCGCTTCCGCCACGCCGATGTGGCCGCCGACATCGCCTTTTTGGCGATGGATCTCGACGCGCACGGCCGTCCCGACCTGGCTGATGAGTTCGTGGCCGCCTTCATGGCCGCCAGCGGCGACACGACGCTCGGCGCCGTGCTGCCGTTCTACCTGTGCTACCGCGCCTATGTGCGCGGCAAGGTGTACAGCTTCCAACTGGACGAGCGCGAGGTACCGCCGGCGCAGCGGCGCCGGGCAGCGCTGACGGCGCGGGCGCGCTTCCGCCTCGCCGCGGGCTACGCGCGGCGCGCGCGGCCCAGCGTGACGCTCGTGTCCGGCGACGAAGGCCCGCTGCGCGCGGCCGTGGCGGCGGCGCTCGCCAGCCGGCGCGGCGCCGTGCCGATCGAGGCCGCGGACGTAACGAGCGCCGCGGACCAGGCCGCGCACTGGCTGCGGCAGGGGATCGGCGCCGTGCTCGGCGGGCCGCCGGAGCTGCACGAGCTGGCCGGTTGCCTGCCGCCGCGTACGCCGTTCGCCATGTACGTGCTGGGCACCGGCGCAATGCCGGCGGGAGCGCGGCGGCTGGCGGAAACCGGCTCCGTGCGCGCCGCCCTGGGCGCGCTGCACGGGCTTCCGCGCGCCGCCAGAGGATAG
- a CDS encoding Fur family transcriptional regulator: MDATIDARMRRAGLRLSGPRRAVVETMEREDCCLDANEIFLRLRGAGQKTGLTSVYRVLDLLQSLGLAAKIDFGAGTYKYELVKGGHHHHVVCSDCGGVGVFDDPAIELAVQHAAEQTGFAIDNHRVELFGRCGACQSAKANGARPA; encoded by the coding sequence ATGGACGCGACGATCGACGCGCGCATGCGACGGGCCGGCCTGAGGCTCAGCGGGCCGCGCCGCGCCGTGGTCGAGACGATGGAGCGTGAAGACTGCTGCCTCGACGCGAACGAGATCTTCCTGCGCCTGCGCGGCGCCGGTCAGAAGACCGGACTCACCTCGGTCTACCGCGTGCTGGACCTGCTGCAGAGCCTCGGCCTGGCGGCGAAGATCGACTTCGGCGCCGGCACCTACAAGTACGAGCTGGTGAAGGGCGGCCACCATCACCACGTCGTCTGCTCCGACTGCGGCGGCGTCGGCGTGTTCGACGACCCGGCGATCGAGCTGGCGGTGCAGCACGCCGCCGAGCAGACCGGCTTCGCCATCGACAATCACCGTGTGGAGCTGTTCGGCCGCTGCGGCGCCTGCCAGAGCGCGAAGGCGAACGGCGCGCGGCCCGCCTGA
- a CDS encoding pyridoxamine 5'-phosphate oxidase family protein translates to MLGTLTDEDARAVLRQERIGRLGVWDGERVFIYPVNYGYDGANLYLQSRDGEKVRGMRRHPEVCVQVDQIITPARWRSVMVHGSFEEIGEESARDAALAAIVRQAGAQPPSIAPYLDGPEHLVVYRVPVREISGRYEESEVPQPRGG, encoded by the coding sequence ATGCTGGGCACACTGACAGACGAGGACGCGCGAGCGGTCTTGCGCCAGGAACGCATCGGCCGGCTCGGCGTCTGGGACGGCGAGCGCGTCTTCATCTATCCCGTCAACTACGGCTACGACGGCGCGAACCTCTACCTGCAGTCGCGCGATGGCGAAAAGGTGCGTGGCATGCGCCGCCATCCAGAAGTCTGCGTGCAGGTCGATCAGATCATCACCCCCGCCCGCTGGCGCAGCGTGATGGTGCACGGCAGCTTCGAGGAGATCGGTGAGGAGTCGGCGCGCGATGCCGCGCTGGCCGCCATCGTGCGTCAGGCCGGCGCCCAGCCGCCGAGCATCGCGCCCTACCTGGACGGGCCGGAACATCTCGTGGTCTACCGCGTGCCGGTGCGGGAGATCAGCGGCCGCTACGAGGAGAGTGAGGTGCCGCAGCCCCGCGGCGGGTAG
- a CDS encoding phosphotriesterase-related protein, whose protein sequence is MATIQAVTGPIDTGKLGRVLMHEHIITLSPGVIENWPGLWDRETVKQQAIVKLQDVQRRGIDTLVDLTTVDLGRDVAFVREIAAGAGVNVIVATGIWWQPQRYFHSREVDAIADLFVQDIERGTAGTNIRCGIIKCATDTEGATPPIEKILRASARAHRRTGVPISTHTYAAGEMGTVQQDIFASEGVDLSRVIIGHSGDSEDLGYLKRLMDRGSSIGMDRFGIDRLLPTDRRVATIAALCKEGYAGKMVLSHDASCFSDARDAETVRRQWPNWHYNHIPDDVLPALRAQGVSEAQISQMLVDNPRRIFEQQGAY, encoded by the coding sequence ATGGCGACGATCCAGGCGGTGACCGGCCCGATCGACACCGGCAAGCTCGGCCGCGTGCTGATGCACGAGCACATCATCACCCTCTCGCCGGGCGTCATCGAGAACTGGCCCGGTCTCTGGGACCGTGAGACGGTGAAGCAGCAGGCGATCGTGAAGCTGCAGGACGTGCAGCGCCGCGGCATCGACACGCTGGTGGACCTGACCACCGTGGACCTGGGCCGCGACGTGGCCTTCGTGCGCGAGATCGCCGCCGGCGCCGGCGTGAACGTGATCGTGGCCACGGGGATCTGGTGGCAGCCGCAGCGCTACTTTCACAGCCGCGAGGTTGACGCGATCGCGGACCTGTTCGTGCAGGATATCGAGCGCGGCACGGCGGGCACGAACATCCGCTGCGGCATCATCAAGTGCGCGACCGACACCGAGGGCGCCACGCCGCCGATCGAGAAGATCCTGCGCGCCTCGGCCCGTGCCCACCGCCGCACCGGCGTGCCGATCTCCACGCACACCTACGCCGCCGGCGAGATGGGCACCGTGCAGCAGGACATCTTCGCCTCCGAAGGCGTCGATCTCTCGCGCGTGATCATCGGCCACAGCGGCGACTCGGAGGACCTCGGCTATCTCAAGCGGCTGATGGACCGCGGCAGTTCCATCGGCATGGACCGCTTCGGCATCGACCGCCTGCTGCCGACCGACCGGCGCGTGGCCACCATCGCGGCGCTCTGCAAAGAGGGCTACGCCGGCAAGATGGTGCTCTCGCATGACGCGAGCTGCTTCTCCGACGCGCGCGACGCCGAGACGGTGCGCAGGCAGTGGCCGAACTGGCACTATAACCACATCCCTGACGATGTGCTGCCGGCGCTGCGGGCGCAGGGCGTGAGCGAGGCGCAGATCTCGCAGATGCTGGTCGACAATCCGCGCCGCATCTTCGAGCAGCAGGGGGCGTATTAG
- a CDS encoding SDR family oxidoreductase: MVAQGVFGNQVRGATVVVTGATSGIGYETARAFAGAGASVVVAGRRKDRLDELTAAIEKTGGQALGVQTDVSDFAQVEALIARARERFGRLDVLVNNAGVGLAAAFADVTLEEFRRLMDVNFWGVVHGCRAALPVMTEQRRGVIINVASIMGKRGMPFSTAYCASKFAVVGFTEALRTELASSNIALSVVCPGAVESEIWQAAGNRLGGQLPEFPKYPASQLAQVIVNDARWPQPEIVLSLDAQAIDFFSTFAPRLMDWTLSAAAPFMQALQGMQGGPAAGAGKPSSLRGNRE; the protein is encoded by the coding sequence ATGGTCGCGCAGGGGGTGTTCGGCAACCAGGTCCGCGGCGCCACGGTGGTTGTCACCGGCGCCACCAGCGGCATCGGCTACGAGACAGCGCGGGCCTTCGCCGGCGCCGGTGCCAGCGTTGTCGTCGCCGGCCGGCGCAAGGACCGCCTGGACGAACTCACCGCCGCGATCGAGAAGACGGGCGGCCAGGCGCTTGGCGTGCAGACGGATGTCTCCGACTTCGCCCAGGTGGAGGCGCTGATCGCGCGGGCGCGCGAGCGCTTCGGCCGGCTCGACGTGCTGGTCAACAACGCCGGCGTCGGCCTGGCCGCCGCCTTCGCCGATGTCACGCTCGAAGAGTTCCGCCGGCTGATGGACGTGAACTTCTGGGGTGTGGTGCACGGCTGCCGCGCCGCGCTGCCGGTGATGACCGAGCAGCGGCGCGGCGTGATCATCAACGTCGCCTCGATCATGGGCAAGCGCGGCATGCCCTTCAGCACAGCCTACTGCGCCAGCAAGTTCGCCGTGGTCGGCTTCACAGAAGCGCTGCGCACGGAGCTGGCCTCCAGCAACATCGCCCTGAGCGTCGTCTGCCCCGGTGCGGTCGAATCCGAGATCTGGCAGGCGGCGGGCAACCGGCTTGGCGGGCAGTTGCCGGAGTTCCCCAAGTACCCGGCTAGCCAGCTCGCGCAGGTGATCGTCAACGACGCGCGCTGGCCGCAGCCGGAGATCGTGCTCTCGCTCGACGCGCAGGCGATCGACTTCTTCAGCACCTTCGCCCCGCGGCTGATGGACTGGACGCTCTCGGCCGCGGCGCCGTTCATGCAGGCGCTGCAAGGCATGCAGGGCGGCCCGGCGGCCGGTGCCGGCAAACCTTCTTCACTCCGAGGGAACAGGGAGTAG
- a CDS encoding universal stress protein: MRPPVVLIPLDGSAEAEAALPEAEAATRAMGRSLRLLGLSAAAGPDEALPESPQQLRALERRERLEDYLHRTARALQQRGIMTEVLVAGGEPLAALREAVAAPEVVLTVMARPRDDDPRSLAPNEAERVLIAAAAGAVLVIAPRRAAPQPA; this comes from the coding sequence ATGCGACCGCCCGTGGTTCTCATTCCGCTCGATGGATCCGCCGAAGCCGAGGCCGCGCTGCCCGAAGCCGAGGCGGCCACGCGGGCGATGGGCCGCAGTCTGCGGCTGCTCGGCCTCAGCGCCGCCGCCGGCCCCGACGAGGCACTGCCCGAGTCGCCGCAGCAGCTTCGCGCGCTTGAGCGGCGCGAGCGGCTGGAGGACTACCTCCATCGCACGGCGCGGGCGCTGCAGCAGCGTGGCATTATGACCGAGGTGCTGGTCGCCGGCGGTGAGCCGCTGGCGGCGCTGCGGGAGGCCGTGGCGGCGCCCGAGGTCGTGCTGACCGTGATGGCGCGGCCGCGGGATGACGATCCGCGGTCGCTGGCGCCGAACGAGGCGGAGCGCGTGCTGATCGCGGCCGCGGCCGGCGCCGTGCTGGTGATCGCCCCGCGGCGTGCGGCACCGCAGCCCGCGTGA
- a CDS encoding cupredoxin domain-containing protein, whose protein sequence is MALVSQQPAAPRRGFPFPSGKTLLALAVLVGAVWAALAVQAAILSDWSAGDTQGLQHQIDQLKAGAGRPAASTLPMQVSDQAQAQPFDATLPPLADTPVKEIALTASDSTMIGIAKGINFQGWSFGDSIPAKPLHVRQGDTVKFTLTNNGTMGHGMDFHAAEIDPGANYKTVLPGESFSFSWTANRPGVFMFHCSAAPVIQHIADGMFGAIVVDPPTPLPPAKEYVLVQSEYYLKQQGDVYVGDVNKMLAGTPDYVVFNGMFNQYREHPLTADPGQLVRLYVVNAGPVDTSAFHVIGTIFSAVYPDGNTANKLVGVQTYNVPPGGGAMFEMTMPNAGTYPFVTHSFADASKGAIGVIQVGQPPVSGAAVHDMNAPMPMPTAQVPAQPAQSGAQAQSGGQAAAGGSNAITATDNAFTQKQLSVKAGEALTLTLTNKGSAMHNLHVIGLKGADGKDVQTALLEGGKSGSVTFTPTQPGSYKFQCDVHPAEMTGTLTVK, encoded by the coding sequence ATGGCGTTAGTTTCACAGCAGCCTGCCGCACCGAGGAGAGGCTTCCCCTTCCCCTCCGGCAAGACATTACTGGCCCTTGCCGTGCTGGTAGGCGCGGTCTGGGCGGCGCTGGCCGTGCAGGCCGCGATTCTGAGCGACTGGTCGGCGGGCGATACGCAGGGCCTGCAACACCAGATCGATCAGTTGAAGGCCGGGGCCGGCCGGCCGGCCGCGAGCACTCTCCCGATGCAGGTTTCGGACCAGGCGCAGGCGCAGCCGTTCGACGCCACGCTGCCGCCGCTGGCCGACACGCCGGTGAAGGAGATCGCGCTCACCGCGAGCGACAGCACGATGATCGGCATCGCCAAGGGGATCAACTTCCAGGGCTGGTCGTTCGGCGACAGCATCCCGGCGAAGCCGCTGCACGTGCGCCAGGGCGACACGGTCAAGTTCACGCTGACGAATAACGGCACGATGGGCCACGGCATGGACTTCCACGCCGCGGAGATCGATCCGGGCGCCAACTACAAGACCGTGCTGCCCGGTGAATCGTTCAGCTTCAGCTGGACGGCGAACCGGCCCGGCGTGTTCATGTTCCACTGCAGCGCCGCGCCGGTGATCCAGCACATCGCCGACGGCATGTTCGGCGCGATCGTGGTCGATCCGCCCACGCCGCTGCCGCCCGCCAAAGAGTACGTGCTGGTGCAGTCCGAGTACTACCTGAAGCAGCAGGGCGATGTCTACGTCGGTGACGTGAACAAGATGCTGGCCGGCACGCCGGATTACGTCGTCTTCAACGGCATGTTCAACCAGTACCGCGAGCACCCGCTGACGGCCGATCCGGGCCAGCTGGTCCGCCTCTACGTCGTGAACGCCGGGCCGGTGGACACCAGCGCCTTCCACGTGATCGGCACGATCTTCAGCGCGGTCTACCCCGACGGCAACACGGCGAACAAGCTGGTCGGCGTGCAGACCTACAACGTGCCGCCCGGCGGCGGCGCGATGTTCGAGATGACGATGCCCAACGCCGGCACCTACCCCTTCGTCACCCACTCCTTCGCCGATGCCTCGAAGGGCGCGATCGGCGTCATCCAGGTCGGCCAGCCGCCGGTGAGCGGCGCCGCGGTGCACGACATGAACGCGCCGATGCCTATGCCCACGGCGCAGGTTCCCGCGCAGCCGGCGCAGAGCGGGGCGCAGGCGCAAAGCGGCGGCCAGGCCGCGGCGGGCGGCAGCAACGCGATCACGGCGACGGATAACGCCTTCACCCAGAAGCAGCTCAGCGTGAAGGCCGGCGAGGCGCTGACGCTGACGCTCACCAACAAAGGCAGCGCCATGCACAACCTGCACGTGATCGGCCTGAAGGGCGCGGACGGCAAGGACGTGCAGACCGCGCTGCTCGAGGGCGGCAAGAGCGGCAGCGTGACCTTCACGCCGACGCAGCCGGGCAGCTACAAGTTCCAGTGCGACGTGCATCCCGCCGAGATGACCGGCACGCTCACCGTCAAGTGA